A stretch of Comamonadaceae bacterium M7527 DNA encodes these proteins:
- a CDS encoding DNA-3-methyladenine glycosylase 2 family protein — MRKDRVMRRLVPQFPNVSLETRGDAFVTLARSVVGQQISVKAAQSVWDKFAALMKTVKPQAVLKLAVDDMRGAGLSGRKVEYIKDLATYFHEGRVHVKQWGEMSDEAIITELIAIRGIGRWTAEMFLMFHLMRPDVLPLDDVGLLNGVSKLYFSGEKVSRSEVRDLARAWSPYSSVATWYIWRSLDPVPVTY, encoded by the coding sequence ATGCGAAAAGACCGCGTGATGCGCCGGTTGGTGCCCCAGTTTCCCAATGTCAGTCTGGAGACGCGCGGAGACGCCTTTGTAACCTTGGCGCGCAGCGTCGTAGGGCAGCAAATCTCTGTAAAGGCCGCGCAATCAGTGTGGGACAAGTTCGCCGCACTCATGAAGACTGTCAAGCCGCAAGCCGTACTCAAGCTGGCGGTTGACGACATGCGCGGCGCCGGCCTGAGCGGGCGAAAGGTTGAGTACATCAAGGATTTGGCCACCTACTTTCACGAAGGCCGCGTGCACGTCAAGCAGTGGGGCGAGATGAGTGACGAGGCCATCATCACCGAGCTGATTGCCATTCGTGGCATTGGGCGCTGGACGGCTGAGATGTTTTTAATGTTTCACCTGATGCGCCCCGATGTATTGCCCCTGGACGACGTGGGTCTGCTAAACGGTGTGAGCAAGCTCTACTTCTCTGGCGAAAAAGTCAGCCGCAGCGAAGTGCGAGACCTGGCAAGGGCCTGGTCCCCTTACAGCAGCGTGGCAACTTGGTATATTTGGCGCTCGCTAGACCCGGTGCCTGTGACTTACTAA
- the cysS gene encoding cysteine--tRNA ligase, producing MTLSIYNTLQRDVVAFTPLTPGQVRLYVCGMTVYDLCHLGHARVMVAFDVVQRWLKASGLEVTYVRNITDIDDKIIQRALDNGETISQLTNRMIAEMHADADALGIERPTHEPRATDYIPQMLTMIESLQGKGLAYQAGNGDVNYAVRGFANYGTLSGKSVDELRAGERVAVAGGKQDPLDFVLWKSAKPQEPADAKWDSSYGQGRPGWHIECSAMSCALLGEQFDIHGGGADLQFPHHENEIAQTEGVTGKTMAQVWMHNGFVRVDNEKMSKSLGNFFTIREVLKSFDAETVRFFIIRAHYRSPLNYSDAHLADAKGALKRLYTALANVDLSAIAATPAQAIDWAANHYTQAFKAAMDDDFGTPGAVAVLFDLAGEVNRTGSAESAALLRDLGGVLGLLQSEPTEFLQGGETAANPALDIDALIAQRAAAKAAKDFAGADKIRADLLANGIVLKDSPQGTTWERA from the coding sequence ATGACTCTATCTATCTACAACACCTTGCAGCGCGACGTCGTTGCCTTCACACCTTTAACGCCTGGCCAAGTGCGCTTGTATGTGTGCGGCATGACTGTGTACGACCTGTGCCATTTGGGCCACGCCCGCGTCATGGTGGCGTTTGATGTGGTGCAGCGCTGGCTAAAGGCCAGCGGCTTGGAGGTGACTTATGTGCGCAACATCACCGACATTGACGACAAAATCATCCAGCGCGCCCTGGACAACGGTGAAACCATTAGCCAGCTCACCAACCGCATGATTGCCGAAATGCACGCTGACGCGGATGCGCTTGGCATTGAGCGGCCCACGCATGAGCCACGCGCCACCGACTACATCCCGCAGATGTTGACCATGATTGAAAGCCTGCAAGGCAAAGGCTTGGCTTACCAAGCTGGCAACGGCGACGTGAACTACGCCGTGCGCGGTTTTGCCAACTACGGCACATTAAGCGGCAAATCGGTAGATGAGCTGCGCGCTGGCGAGCGAGTCGCGGTGGCTGGTGGCAAGCAAGACCCCCTGGACTTTGTGTTGTGGAAGTCTGCCAAGCCGCAAGAGCCAGCAGATGCAAAGTGGGACAGCTCCTACGGGCAGGGCAGGCCAGGGTGGCACATTGAGTGCTCGGCCATGAGCTGCGCCTTGTTGGGCGAGCAGTTTGATATTCACGGCGGCGGCGCTGATTTGCAGTTTCCACACCACGAAAACGAAATTGCTCAAACCGAGGGCGTCACCGGCAAAACCATGGCTCAGGTGTGGATGCACAACGGCTTTGTGCGTGTGGACAACGAAAAAATGTCCAAGAGCTTGGGCAACTTCTTCACCATCCGGGAAGTGCTCAAATCGTTTGATGCCGAGACGGTGCGCTTTTTCATTATCAGAGCCCACTACCGCAGTCCACTGAACTACAGCGACGCGCACTTGGCAGACGCCAAAGGCGCACTCAAGCGTTTGTACACGGCGTTGGCCAACGTGGACTTGTCGGCCATTGCCGCCACGCCTGCGCAAGCCATAGACTGGGCAGCCAACCACTACACGCAAGCCTTCAAGGCCGCCATGGACGACGACTTTGGAACGCCAGGCGCCGTGGCTGTGTTGTTTGACCTGGCGGGCGAGGTTAACCGCACGGGCTCTGCCGAGTCGGCGGCCTTGTTGCGCGACCTCGGCGGCGTATTGGGTTTGCTGCAAAGCGAGCCTACGGAGTTTTTGCAAGGTGGCGAGACAGCAGCCAACCCAGCGCTGGATATTGACGCCCTCATTGCCCAGCGCGCTGCGGCCAAAGCTGCGAAAGACTTTGCTGGTGCCGACAAAATCAGGGCTGACCTGTTGGCCAATGGCATTGTGCTGAAAGACAGCCCGCAAGGCACCACGTGGGAGCGTGCGTGA